AATATGTTTGATATCTTTGTCTTGCCAAGTACCAATCCAGATCCTCTACCAACTGTAGTTCTCGAATCAATGGCTTGTGGCAAACCCGTAGTCGGCTACCGTCATGGTGGTGTCTGTGAAATGGTTAAGGAAGGTAAAAATGGCCTTCTTGCCACACCAAATCAGCCTGCAGAATTGTCTAAGGCTATTCAAGAATTGGCTGATAACACCGAGAAGAGAGAGCAATTTGGCAAGGCATCTGTCAAACGCCAAAAAGAACTCTTTTCATTACAAAGTTATATTCGTAATTTCTCGGAGTTGTATAAGAAGTACTAAGAAGTACTATTATGAACAGCGAAACACTAAAAAATAAATTAAAACGTATCGTTTATCCAATTATTAATTTTATTCCTAGACGAAGACTCAAGAATAAAAATTTCACGATTATTTGTGATAATTGTTGGGCTGGGAAAGTTTATCAGGAGTTGGGCTTGCCTTATCAAACACCATTTGTCGGGATGTTTGTCTTTTCGCCTGATTACATCAAGATGCTCAAGAATTTAAAACACTATTTGAGCGGAGACATCCCCTTGAAATTTGTTAAGGAATCAAAATATATCAAAGACTTTGATAATGCTTATCCTCTTGCACTTCTTGATGATATTGAACTTCATTTTTTGCATTATGCAGATGAAGAAGAAGCTACTCAAAAAAGGGAACGCCGTTTGAAGAGAATGCATTGGGATAATTTGTATTTCAAGTTCAATGATAATGATGCCTGCACGTATGAGTTGATGAAAGAGTTTGAAGAGCTTCCATACAAGAGTAAGGTCATTTTCTCTTCAAAGAATTATAGTGACTTACCTTCATTGGTCCACTTTAAATCGGCTGAGAAGCAAGGGCATGTTGGTATCGATTTAAAAACTTACCACCGTTATTTTAATACCGTTACTTGGTTGAATAAGGGTGGAGAAGACTTAACATAAAAAATTAGGTAAATAATCTATGAAACCACTTTTAACTGTTGTCATTCCAGTTTATAATGTTGAAAAATATTTAAAACGTTGTATTGAGAGTATCCTTATTCAAGAGTGGAAGAACTATGACATCTTACTTGTAGATGATGGAAGTACCGATAATTCTCCTCAAATTTGTGATGACTATGCTAAAGCATATGAGTTTATATCAGTTATTCATAAGAAGAATGGTGGACTATCTGCAGCTCGTAACACTGGTATTTCTCATGCTGAGGGAGAATATGTCTATTTCCCTGATTCAGATGATTGGATTGAACCAGACACCTTTATATCGTTAGCAGAAGTGGTGGAATCCCAGAAGTTTGATATTATCTCTTTTAATCGTGAGTTCGTGAAAGGTGAAGAAGATGCTATAGTTTCGGATTCATTAGTGACTCAAGTTTTTGAGGGTAAAGCTGCTTTTGTGCAAATGCTTAAGCATAGTTATATTACTGGTTTTGCTAATGATAAAATCTATAGAAAGTCTTTATTTACTGATAATGACATTCAGTTTCCTATTGGTAAATACTATGAGGATCTTGGCACTAATTACAAACTCTTTCTATCAGCTAAAAAGGTCTATGCAACCAATCAAAAGTATTATCACTATCTAATCGATAATCCTGATTCTATTACTCAGTCATGGAATGAAAAGAAATTTAGTAATATGTTTGGATTCTACAAAGAACTTTTCTATTCTGACTTTGTCCGTTCACAATTAAATAAAGAAGAGTTGCAAATATCTCAACTTTATTATGTAAACGGATTGGTTCATATACTAGCAAGTTTGTATAAATCTAAATTAGATAAAAAATATATAGAAATTACTAACGAAGTGAAACAAGAATTGCTTAAGAATAGTGTTTCTCTTTCTCAAATGAAAGACCAACCAAATAAGTTAAAATATGTACTGTTTAGACTAAAATTGTTAAAACTAGCCTTCAGTATACAAAACGTTTTTTGAAATTATTTTAGGAGTCAAATTTGAAATACTCTGTTATTATTCCAGTTTATAATGTTGAGAAATACATTGATCGTTGTTTGAAAAGTATTATTTCTCAAAATTATGATGACTTGGAAATTATAGTGATAGACAATGGATCTACTGATAGTAGTGGTAGTATTTGCGATACTTATGCTAGCGAGTACTCAAATATCTCAGTCTATCATATTGAAAACCATGGTGTTGGTGCGGCACGTAATTTTGGCTTGTCCAAAGCCAGGGGAGAGTTTATCTACTTCGTTGATAGTGACGATTATCTTGTTGGTAATCTCTTTGCTGATTTTGCAGATAAGCTAGTCTCAGATTTGGATTTGGCTGTTTTTAGTTATTACAATTCTTTTGAGGAAGATTTAACTGAGAAGCAGCGTACTGAAAAGTCACTTCCGTTTAAAGGGAGTTACGACAAGGATGGTTTTATCAAGATATTTATTGACTTATTCTTATCGGATATGCTTTACACAATTTGGAATAAGATATATCGCAGAGAATTTCTTCTTGAAAATAACCTTTCTTTTGAGCAGTATGAGTTAGGTGAAGATGTTCGCTTTAATCTTGATGTTTATCGTAAAGTCAACAAGATTTATCTTTCTCAAGATTCCTACTACGTTTATGTCATTGGTAGAAAAGGTTCCGCCATGTCGGGCTATAACCCTAAACGTCTTCAATATCAGCTTCAAGAATTGAAGATGGTTGATAATCTACTTTCTGACTGGAATTTGGATAGTTCAAACTTCGTTAATACTGTAAAATCAAGAATACTGATGAGTAACATCTACAATATAACGAAACAGAATTTATCTGTAAATAGAAAAGTTAAGCTTGTTAAAGATACATGTGAAAGACAAGAGATAGAGGATTTTATAAAGAATGATTCTTCTGCATTGAATCCACTCATAAAACTGTTGTTGAAATGTCGAATGTATGTTGTTCTGATTTATCTTAAAAAAATACAGATGGTATTACAACATTTATAAGAATAATTGAAAGGTATGGAAAGTACTTGTGAATAGCAGTCGCTTTATCTCAGAGAAAATCTATTTATTTACTCTTTTTATTTGGGTATTATTTGCATCTCTGGTAACTACAACTTATTTTGTAAGAGTGGATGGTTTTTTGTCACTCTATCGTATCTTGCTCTATTTTACAATAGGTATGATTACGATAAAGGAACTCATTAATCTTCCTGATACCATTAATTATTTCAGATACCACTTGAAGGAATTAATAATTTTCCTATTATTTACCTTGACCATGTTAATTGTGTCAAAAAATCGAGATGGTCTTCCTGATATTAACGTTTTGCTGTTAGTTTTTTCAGCTAGGGATATAGAGTTCAAGAAGTTATTAGGGACTTTCTCCTTCGCCACATTTTTAGTGCTGTTTGTAACTATTCTAGCTAGTAAGATGGGTATTATTTCAAATATGTTGATGAGTGCTGATAGTGGTTATCGTTATAGTTTAGGATTCAACTATGTGTCCTTTGCCTCTCAGCGTATGTTTTTTGCCCTATGTAGTTACTTAATGTTCAGAGGAAAGAAAGTTTCTTATCTGGAGTTGTTAGCTTTGCTGTTTGCTACGTTTTATATGTACCAACAGACCTCAACCTCAAGTCCACTTTATCTAAGTCTCTTGATTTTGACTTATGCGTTATTCAGTCTTAAGGTCTTTAAGTTTGATTTCATAGATAGTAATGTTATAACAGCGAATCTTGCCAAATATGGTTTTATTATTGCATTGGCTATAACCCTCTATTTCTGTTTCTATTCAACTGGTGATTTATTCCATCTTGTTGACCAATTTACACATAATCGTCTAAGACTGAGTGTTCAAGGATTCCGAAACTTCGGAGTTTCCTTATTAGGTCGACCAATTTCATTTACCACCCTGGACATCTTCGGTAATTTTTCAAGCAACTATAACTTTATTGATAGCTCGTTTGTGCAGTTACTCGTAATTGATGGATTGGCTGTTAGTGCATTCATGTTATTTGCATTAACACGTGTCATGAATTATTTTGTAACTAACCGAAAAGATATCATTCTTGCCTGCTTGGGGGTTATGATCATTCATGGCATGTTTGACCCCCAAATGCTGGTTCTTCGTTACTCACCTCTTATCCTATTGATTAGTCGACTCTTTGTGATGAAGACTGATAAAGATTTTTTGTAATTGAAGCAGAGGTATATCATTTAGAAAGTCTAAACAGAGTCATATACTTATGAAAGTTTTAAAAAATTACGCCTACAATCTTTCCTATCAATTACTGGTCATTGTTTTACCAATTATTACGACACCTTATGTTACTCGTATTTTCAGTTCAAAGGATTTAGGTACTTATGGTTACTTTAATTCGATTGTGACCTACTTTATTCTTTTGGCTACTTTGGGAGTTGCTAACTATGGTACTAAGGAGATTTCAGGGCATCGAAAGGATATTCGTAAAAATTTCTGGGGTATTTATACTCTCCAATTGATTGCGACTATATTGTCTCTAGTCTTGTATACATCATTATGTTTGTTCTTTCCTGGTATGCAAAATATGGTGGCTTATATCTTAGGTCTAAGTTTGATATCGAAAGGAATGGACATTTCTTGGTTATTCCAAGGTTTGGAGGATTTTCGTCGTATTACCGCAAGGAATACAACAGTAAAGGTTTTAGGAGTTATTTCTATCTTC
Above is a window of Streptococcus salivarius DNA encoding:
- a CDS encoding DUF1919 domain-containing protein, whose protein sequence is MNSETLKNKLKRIVYPIINFIPRRRLKNKNFTIICDNCWAGKVYQELGLPYQTPFVGMFVFSPDYIKMLKNLKHYLSGDIPLKFVKESKYIKDFDNAYPLALLDDIELHFLHYADEEEATQKRERRLKRMHWDNLYFKFNDNDACTYELMKEFEELPYKSKVIFSSKNYSDLPSLVHFKSAEKQGHVGIDLKTYHRYFNTVTWLNKGGEDLT
- a CDS encoding glycosyltransferase; amino-acid sequence: MKPLLTVVIPVYNVEKYLKRCIESILIQEWKNYDILLVDDGSTDNSPQICDDYAKAYEFISVIHKKNGGLSAARNTGISHAEGEYVYFPDSDDWIEPDTFISLAEVVESQKFDIISFNREFVKGEEDAIVSDSLVTQVFEGKAAFVQMLKHSYITGFANDKIYRKSLFTDNDIQFPIGKYYEDLGTNYKLFLSAKKVYATNQKYYHYLIDNPDSITQSWNEKKFSNMFGFYKELFYSDFVRSQLNKEELQISQLYYVNGLVHILASLYKSKLDKKYIEITNEVKQELLKNSVSLSQMKDQPNKLKYVLFRLKLLKLAFSIQNVF
- a CDS encoding glycosyltransferase family 2 protein; the protein is MKYSVIIPVYNVEKYIDRCLKSIISQNYDDLEIIVIDNGSTDSSGSICDTYASEYSNISVYHIENHGVGAARNFGLSKARGEFIYFVDSDDYLVGNLFADFADKLVSDLDLAVFSYYNSFEEDLTEKQRTEKSLPFKGSYDKDGFIKIFIDLFLSDMLYTIWNKIYRREFLLENNLSFEQYELGEDVRFNLDVYRKVNKIYLSQDSYYVYVIGRKGSAMSGYNPKRLQYQLQELKMVDNLLSDWNLDSSNFVNTVKSRILMSNIYNITKQNLSVNRKVKLVKDTCERQEIEDFIKNDSSALNPLIKLLLKCRMYVVLIYLKKIQMVLQHL